The genomic stretch TTGATGTTACGTGTTTTTATCTTGGGAATATGGTTCTTCATCATCTTACTGCATTTATTATGCGAGTCACGCAGACTATTCTGCCAAGCCTCACTGCAATGAATGCAATGGGGCAGCGAGAACGACTTGGAAAAGTTTTTGTTCGCTATAATCGAATAATTTTATGGGGATTTATGCTTGTAGCGACACCCGTTCTATTCTACAGAAAAGAGGTAGTAACGCTTTATGTAGGTGAACGGTTTTCTGTTGTTGCCATTGTATTAATGCTGTTATTGTTGAGTGACGCTTCTGCTCGGACTTATTCCTTACTGCATAATCTGGCAGTGGCAAAAGGGCAGGTGAAGTTTTTGGCAATTACCGGATTTATTTTCCAATTTACTAACATAATACTTACTATAATACTTGTTGGCAAATACAAAATGGGGGCAGTTGGTTCTGCGCTTTCAACAGCAATTATAACCATAGTATTTCAATCAATAATACTTATTCCATATTCATTATGGCTAGCGGAGGTTTCATTTCTTAATTGGTTTCAAAATAGTGTGTTGCTAGGTTTTCTTCCTGCTAGTATAACTCTTATTTCTTTATCAATATTAAAGATATTTTTTTCTTCCCCCGCTAATTGGGTTACTCTTTTAATACATCTAGTAATATCGGTCTTTATATATTTATTTGCACTATTTTTCCTTTCACTTACAAACGAGGATAAAATGGATGTGGATATGGTTTTAAAGAGAATCTTAACATTGTCATCAAAAAGATCTATAAAATAGTCGATATAAGTTTTACTTAAAAATCATATTATTCAACAGAGAAGATACAGAAGCTTTTTAAATGTATTTGAATTGCTCGTTTGTAATATGAGAAAGAATGAGAAATAAAAAATATTCGATTGCTTTTATAATTAATAACAGAGTACGAATCAGTCGTAACCAGCGTGAGTTCTATCTTTCACGCGAAATAAAAAAGCATAATATACGCGCAGTATGGTTTTATACTCATGAAGATGACTTAAATGCCTTTTTTTTGAAGAGATTTGAATCATATAAGATAAACACTATGAAGAAAAGGAAATTTAAGATTTTAAAATGGTATATAGAGTTGGTGATAAAACTAAGAAAAAAAGAAATCGACGCAGTCTGGATATCTGGACATAGTGAGCGTAATATATTCTACTTATTTCTTATTTTTCTTATGTTAAGAATCGTAGGAATTAAGATTTTATACGATCCAATTGATCCTATATATGAAGATAATATTGTTATGGGACGAATAAAAACCAGAAGTCAGGCTTTTGCGCAAAAAAACATTTTGAAAATTATATATTACTTAACCGCGATAACTTTTGTTGTTACTGAAGAGTTAAAAGAAACAATGATAGCGAACGGGTTTCCACAGTCACGCTTTGAGATTGCATATTGGGGAATTGATATACATCGCTTTAATAAGCGAAATATTAAAAATACTTTTCTGAAAGAAAAATGTAATAATGAAAAATTTGTAATAGGATGGCTAGGTAATATGATTAGTGGTAAGGGAATTGAAGAGATTTTAATACCGCTTATACAAATTATACCAAATAAAATAGAAAATGCATATTTTCTGATTGGAGGAAAAGGGAGATTAGAGAGATGTTTCTTAGAACTAAAAGAAGACGTAAAGTGTTTGGAAGTTGCTGGAGAAATCCCGTATGAAAAAGCTCCAGGTTTCACAAATTCGATAGATCTATACATAGTACCTATTTATGAACAAAATCTATTTGTAAATTCTATTCGCCCAGTAAAGGTGTTTGATGCAGTTGCCCTGGGTGTACCTGTACTGATAACAGAGACAAAAGCAACAAAAAGACTTTTAGAATGGTTTGATGGCGTTACTTTAGTTAAACCTGATTTGTCATCGTTTATTGAAAAAGTGCAATATGTTTATGATAATTATTCCGACATAAAGAATAGGGCAAAAAGAAACACTGCTATTGTAAACGGGTTTACACATCAAAAAATAAGCAAAGATATTCTTAAAAAAATTGAAACTAAAATTATAAATACGGATACAAAATGATAATAGATCATATAGGAATTGTGGTAAAATCGTTAAGCGAGAGTATTGAGCATTGGGAAAAAGTGTTTAATTACAAACAAAAGACAGAAATTGTTATTAATACCAGGCAAAAGGTTAAAGTTGTTTTTCTGGAGAAAAAAGGTTCTATTTTAATAAAATTGATAGAGCCAACAGATTCCACATCTAACGTCTTTTCTCTTTCAAGGAGGGGTGGAGGGTTACATCATATTTGTTTTAAATGTGAAAACTTGAATACAAAGATTGCTGAATTAAAACAAAAAGGACTACATGTTATAGTAAAACCCGAACCAGGAGAAGCCTTTGAAAATGAGGATATAGCATTTATTTATGCGAGAAACAATATAAATATTGAACTGATTGATACCGATAAAAAAGCCAAAATAATAGAAAATGAAGATAATAATTTTCAGTATTGACTGCAAACCAAAGAAAGGCGGGATTGCAGAGTATACTCATAATTTAATATTATCATTGCAGAAGCAGAAAATTATAACGATAGTCATTGCACAAAATCATTCTGCATCAGAAGATTTCGACTCACAACAAAAATATCTGATAATTAGATGTAATTTAGACCCCCAGACACGATTGTTAAAAAGATATCTACATATTATCAAAACTGCAGGGAACTTTATATCGCGAGAAAAACCCGATTGTATTATTTTGAATACATATGATCGGCTGTCATTAGCAATACACATTGTATCCTTGTGGAAAGGATTGCCATTTTATATCCTTGTACACGGTTTGGATATTGCTGAAAAGCAAAGTTCATGGAAGGAACTTAAGAGGTATGTGGTTATAAGGGGAACAAACGGCATAATAGCAAACAGTACGAATACCCGAAAGATCGCTATTAAAAAAGGTGCTG from Marispirochaeta sp. encodes the following:
- a CDS encoding VOC family protein codes for the protein MIIDHIGIVVKSLSESIEHWEKVFNYKQKTEIVINTRQKVKVVFLEKKGSILIKLIEPTDSTSNVFSLSRRGGGLHHICFKCENLNTKIAELKQKGLHVIVKPEPGEAFENEDIAFIYARNNINIELIDTDKKAKIIENEDNNFQY
- a CDS encoding glycosyltransferase, which gives rise to MRNKKYSIAFIINNRVRISRNQREFYLSREIKKHNIRAVWFYTHEDDLNAFFLKRFESYKINTMKKRKFKILKWYIELVIKLRKKEIDAVWISGHSERNIFYLFLIFLMLRIVGIKILYDPIDPIYEDNIVMGRIKTRSQAFAQKNILKIIYYLTAITFVVTEELKETMIANGFPQSRFEIAYWGIDIHRFNKRNIKNTFLKEKCNNEKFVIGWLGNMISGKGIEEILIPLIQIIPNKIENAYFLIGGKGRLERCFLELKEDVKCLEVAGEIPYEKAPGFTNSIDLYIVPIYEQNLFVNSIRPVKVFDAVALGVPVLITETKATKRLLEWFDGVTLVKPDLSSFIEKVQYVYDNYSDIKNRAKRNTAIVNGFTHQKISKDILKKIETKIINTDTK